Proteins encoded in a region of the Zea mays cultivar B73 chromosome 4, Zm-B73-REFERENCE-NAM-5.0, whole genome shotgun sequence genome:
- the LOC100274674 gene encoding tRNA (guanine(37)-N1)-methyltransferase-like yields MEKLDESKFEQRLELLALRIPRELASAVTRLLRSGYLLDKPRVKPVVEDPEGDKNRLVILSERIQKPDLSDMSQQALDSLKQLCNVEVVPYTLTLGYSYWSADHILKRILPAGVEVPSSFETIGHVAHLNISDDLLAYKDVIAKVIYDKNYPRIQTVVNKVGTITNEFRVPKFEILAGKNDMVTEIKQYGATFRLDYGLVYWNSRLEHEHIRLVSLFKKGDVICDMFAGIGPFSIPSAQKGCVVYANDLNPDSVHYLRTNAKINKVEDYIFAYNMDARVFMQKLMTVPGLETRSDSQVATDESYSKEGVPPNEISSSNGNHNDVREDIKNGANESSAASTTTKKRQQTSEEGDEPDCQDADANKTKRQNKKRVRGLGPLPSKPWEHFDHVLMNLPASALQFLDCFDGLIQKKYWTGSLPWIHCYCFIRSCESEESILSEAQNKLSATIAEPIFHRVRDVAPNKAMFCLSFKLPMECLKGDSENHIESVAK; encoded by the exons ATGGAGAAGCTGGATGAGAGCAAGTTCGAGCAGCGGTTAGAGCTCTTGGCGCTCCGCATCCCCCGTGAGCTCGCCTCCGCAGTTACCCGCCTCCTTCGCTCCGG TTATCTGCTCGACAAGCCAAGGGTTAAACCTGTAGTTGAGGACCCCGAGGGCGACAAGAACCGGCTCGTCATACTGTCTGAAAGGATTCAGAAGCCCG ATTTATCTGACATGTCACAGCAGGCGCTTGATTCATTGAAGCAACTATGCAATGTTGAAGTTGTACCTTACACATTGACCCTAGGTTATTCATATTGGAGTGCAG ATCACATTTTGAAGCGAATCCTGCCTGCTGGAGTGGAGGTACCCTCTTCGTTTGAGACAATTG GTCATGTTGCTCATCTGAACATATCTGATGACTTGCTAGCATATAAAGATGTCATAGCAAAGGTTATCTATGAC AAAAATTATCCAAGGATTCAGACCGTGGTGAATAAAGTGGGGACAATAACAAATGAATTTAGAGTCCCGAAGTTTGAGATCTTAGCAGGGAAAAATGATATGGTTACTGAAATTAAACAATATGGTGCAACATTCAGACTTGATTATGGTTTGGTCTACTGGAATTCAAGACTCGAGCATGAGCATATCAGATTAGTTTCCCTGTTCAAGAAAGGAGATGTTATATGTGACATGTTTGCTGGTATAGGTCCATTTTCAATCCCGTCTGCTCAGAAAGGTTGTGTTGTATATGCAAATGACTTGAATCCAGATAGTGTTCATTATCTAAGAACTAATGCAAAGATTAACAAGGTGGAGGACTATATATTCGCCTACAACATGGATGCTAGAGTGTTCATGCAAAAATTGATGACTGTGCCTGGCCTGGAAACTAGATCAGACTCTCAAGTTGCCACTGATGAATCCTATTCTAAAGAAGGGGTTCCACCTAATGAAATTTCTTCTTCAAATGGAAACCATAATG ATGTTCGAGAGGACATTAAAAATGGTGCTAATGAATCCTCTGCGGCAAGCACTACTACTAAAAAGCGACAACAAACTTCAGAAGAAG GTGATGAACCTGATTGCCAAGATGCAGATGCTAATAAAACAAAAAGACAAAACAAAAAGAGAGTGAGAGGATTAGGGCCACTGCCATCCAAGCCATGGGAACACTTTGATCATGTACTGATGAATCTACCTGCTTCCGCTTTGCAGTTCCTCG ATTGTTTTGATGGTCTCATCCAAAAGAAATACTGGACGGGATCACTACCTTGGATACACTGTTATTGTTTCATCCGTTCTTGTGAATCTGAAGAATCAATTCTCTCT GAAGCTCAGAATAAATTAAGTGCTACAATAGCAGAACCAATATTCCATAGGGTTCGTGATGTTGCACCAAACAAG GCTATGTTTTGTTTAAGCTTCAAGCTACCCATGGAGTGTCTTAAGGGGGACAGTGAAAATCACATCGAATCAGTTGCCAAGTAG
- the LOC100273793 gene encoding B-box zinc finger protein 24, whose translation MKIQCDACEGAAATVVCCADEAALCARCDVEIHAANKLASKHQRLPLEALSASLPRCDVCQEKAAFIFCVEDRALFCRDCDEPIHVPGTLSGNHQRYLATDIRVGFASASSACSDACDAHDDSDHHAPPKAAVSSAAQQVPSPPQFLPQGWAVDELLQFSDCESSDKLHKESPLGFKELEWFTDIDLFHEQTPKAGRRLAEVPELSGTQAANDAAYYRPAKATATAGAGVRQSKKARTEVTDDEDHLIVPDLG comes from the exons ATGAAGATCCAGTGCGACGCGTGCGAGGGCGCGGCTGCCACCGTGGTGTGCTGCGCCGACGAGGCCGCGCTGTGCGCGCGCTGCGACGTCGAGATCCACGCCGCCAACAAGCTCGCCAGCAAGCACCAGCGCCTCCCGCTCGAGGCTCTCTCCGCCAGCCTCCCGCGCTGCGACGTCTGCCAG gAGAAAGCGGCGTTCATCTTCTGCGTGGAGGACCGGGCGCTCTTCTGCCGGGACTGCGACGAGCCCATCCACGTCCCGGGCACGCTCTCCGGGAACCACCAGCGCTACCTCGCCACCGACATCCGCGTCGGCTTCGCCTCCGCTTCGTCAGCGTGCAGTGACGCCTGCGACGCCCACGACGACTCCGACCACCACGCCCCGCCCAAGGCCGCCGTCTCCTCCGCGGCGCAGCAGGTGCCCTCGCCGCCGCAGTTCCTGCCACAGGGCTGGGCCGTCGACGAGCTCCTGCAGTTCTCCGACTGCGAGTCCAGCGACAAG CTGCACAAGGAGTCCCCGCTCGGGTTCAAGGAGCTGGAGTGGTTCACCGACATCGACCTCTTCCACGAGCAGACGCCGAAAGCCGGCAGGAGATTGGCTGAGGTACCGGAGCTTTCCGGAACCCAGGccgcgaacgacgcggcgtactacAGGCCAGCCAAAGCCACTGCCACTGCCGGCGCCGGGGTGCGCCAGAGCAAGAAGGCCCGGACCGAGGTCACCGACGACGAGGACCACCTCATCGTCCCTGATCTCGgctaa